In one window of Brassica rapa cultivar Chiifu-401-42 chromosome A07, CAAS_Brap_v3.01, whole genome shotgun sequence DNA:
- the LOC103829224 gene encoding glutathione S-transferase U13: MAQNDTVKLIGSWASPFSIRARAALHLKSVKYEYSDEPDVLRSKSELLLKSNPIFKKVPVLIHGDVSICESLNIVQYIDEAWSSGPSILPSHPVERANARFWALFIDEKIFGSLEAVGGAKDDEGRMAAAGKLMENLAILEEAFQKSSKGLGFFGGENIGFLDLACGTLLGPVSVIEAFSGVKFLRQETTPGLIQWGEKFRAHEAVKPYMPTPEEFVAFAKKKFNVE, from the exons atgGCTCAGAACGATACAGTCAAGCTCATAGGTTCTTGGGCGAGCCCTTTTTCCATCAGGGCTCGAGCGGCTCTACACTTGAAGTCTGTCAAGTACGAGTACTCGGACGAACCTGATGTTCTCAGGTCAAAGAGTGAACTCCTTCTCAAGTCCAACCCCATCTTCAAGAAAGTCCCAGTTCTCATCCACGGTGATGTTTCCATCTGTGAGTCACTCAACATTGTTCAGTACATTGATGAAGCTTGGTCCTCAGGTCCTTCCATCCTTCCTTCTCATCCGGTGGAACGTGCCAACGCTCGGTTCTGGGCTCTCTTCATCGATGAAAAG ATCTTTGGATCTTTGGAAGCCGTGGGCGGAGCAAAAGACGACGAAGGGAGAATGGCTGCGGCTGGAAAGCTGATGGAGAATTTGGCGATACTTGAAGAGGCGTTTCAGAAGAGCAGCAAAGGATTAGGGTTCTTTGGAGGAGAAAACATAGGCTTCCTCGACCTTGCATGTGGGACTCTTTTGGGTCCAGTGTCTGTGATCGAGGCGTTTTCTGGCGTCAAGTTTCTCCGGCAAGAAACAACACCTGGACTGATCCAATGGGGGGAGAAGTTTAGGGCTCATGAAGCTGTCAAGCCTTACATGCCTACCCCCGAAGAGTTCGTTGCATTCGCAAAGAAGAAGTTCAATGTTGAGTGA